One window from the genome of Nitrosospira multiformis encodes:
- the fumC gene encoding class II fumarate hydratase gives MSYREEQDTMGTVQVPTSALWGAQTQRSLQNFRISGELMPDALIHALALVKRAAASVNQDLGLLDAHKANAIIQAADEVIEGCHKMEFPLVVWQTGSGTQTNMNMNEVLANRASELLGGGRGIECKIHPNDDVNMGQSSNDVFPSAMHVAATRSIHHQLKPAIGTLRQTLAAKAEEFSSIVKIGRTHLQDATPLTLGQEFSGYVSQLDHGLTHVDTSLPHLYELAMGGTAVGTGLNTHPEFAVRMAAELARLTELPFITAFNKFEALAANDALVHAHGALKTLAASLMKIANDIRWLASGPRCGIGELKIPENEPGSSIMPGKVNPTQSEAVTMLCCQVMGNDVAINMGGAMGNFELNVMKPLIIHNFLQSVRLLSDGIMSFNDHCASGITANIEHIDKLMRNSLMLVTALAPHIGYNKAAEIAKKAHRESTTLKEAAIASGYVTADQYETWVRPEDMTKSK, from the coding sequence ATGAGCTATCGCGAAGAACAAGACACCATGGGCACCGTACAGGTGCCGACCAGCGCGCTATGGGGTGCGCAAACACAACGTTCCTTACAGAATTTCAGAATTTCCGGTGAACTGATGCCTGACGCATTAATTCACGCGCTTGCGCTGGTAAAACGGGCCGCGGCGAGCGTGAACCAGGATCTGGGTCTGCTCGATGCGCATAAAGCCAATGCCATCATTCAGGCTGCTGATGAGGTAATCGAAGGCTGTCACAAAATGGAATTCCCCCTAGTAGTGTGGCAGACAGGCTCAGGAACGCAGACTAATATGAATATGAATGAGGTGCTGGCAAACCGCGCCTCTGAATTGCTCGGTGGCGGAAGAGGCATTGAATGCAAAATTCATCCCAATGATGATGTGAACATGGGACAGTCATCCAATGATGTTTTTCCGTCGGCCATGCACGTGGCGGCAACCCGCTCTATCCACCATCAACTGAAACCCGCCATTGGCACGCTACGGCAAACCCTTGCCGCCAAAGCCGAGGAATTTTCCAGTATCGTCAAAATTGGCCGCACACACTTGCAGGATGCGACGCCCCTGACGCTGGGGCAAGAATTCTCAGGTTATGTTTCGCAGCTGGATCACGGGTTAACCCATGTGGATACATCGCTTCCGCACCTGTATGAGTTGGCCATGGGTGGCACGGCTGTGGGTACAGGCTTGAATACCCATCCCGAATTCGCCGTGCGCATGGCAGCGGAATTGGCAAGATTGACGGAACTGCCATTTATTACCGCATTCAATAAGTTTGAGGCACTCGCCGCCAATGACGCGCTGGTTCACGCGCACGGTGCACTGAAAACGCTGGCGGCGTCCTTGATGAAAATCGCCAATGACATCCGCTGGCTCGCGTCAGGACCCCGCTGCGGCATCGGTGAACTAAAAATTCCCGAAAACGAACCCGGTAGTTCCATTATGCCAGGCAAGGTCAACCCAACTCAATCAGAGGCGGTAACCATGCTTTGTTGCCAGGTGATGGGCAATGATGTAGCGATCAACATGGGGGGAGCGATGGGTAATTTTGAGCTGAATGTCATGAAACCGCTTATTATTCACAATTTCCTGCAAAGTGTGCGCCTGCTTTCGGATGGAATAATGAGTTTCAACGATCATTGCGCGAGTGGAATAACCGCTAATATTGAACACATCGACAAATTGATGCGTAATTCCTTGATGCTGGTGACCGCGCTTGCTCCTCACATCGGCTACAACAAGGCTGCGGAGATCGCCAAGAAGGCACACCGCGAGAGCACCACGCTAAAAGAAGCCGCAATTGCGTCAGGCTATGTTACGGCGGATCAATACGAAACATGGGTCAGGCCAGAGGATATGA